The following are encoded in a window of Procambarus clarkii isolate CNS0578487 chromosome 33, FALCON_Pclarkii_2.0, whole genome shotgun sequence genomic DNA:
- the LOC138370793 gene encoding golgin subfamily A member 6-like protein 22, which translates to MDLDRKLQEDSRKLQEDSRKLQEDSRKLQEDSRKLQEDSRKLQKDFRKLQEDSRKLQEDSRKLQEDSRKLQEDSRKLQEDSRKLQEDSRKLQEDSRKLQKDFRKLQEDSRKLQEDSRKLQEDSRKLQEDSRKLQEDSRKLQEDSRKLQEDSGKLQEDSRKLQEDSRKLQEDSRKLHEDSRKLQEDSRKLQDSRKLQEDSRKLQEDSRKLQEDFRKLQDDFRKLQEDSRKLQEDSRKLQEDSRKLQEDSRKLQEDSRKLQEDSRKLQEDSRKLHEDSRKLQEDSRKLQEVS; encoded by the exons ATGGATTTAGACAG GAAGTTACAGGAGGACTCcaggaagttacaggaggactccaggaagttacaggaggacTCCAGAAAGTTACAAGAGGACTCcaggaagttacaggaggacTCCAGGAAGTTACAGAAGGACTTcaggaagttacaggaggactccaggaagttacaggaggactccaggaagttacaggaggactccaggaagttacaggaggactccaggaagttacaggaggacTCCAGAAAGTTACAAGAGGACTCcaggaagttacaggaggacTCCAGGAAGTTACAGAAGGACTTcaggaagttacaggaggactccaggaagttacaggaggactccaggaagttacaggaggactccaggaagttacaggaggactccaggaagttacaggaggactccaggaagttacaggaggactccaggaagttacaggaggacTCCGGGAAGTTACAGGAGGACTCCAGGAAGTTACAAGAGGACTCcaggaagttacaggaggacTCCAGGAAGTTACATGAGGACTCcaggaagttacaggaggactccaggaagttacaggactccaggaagttacaggaggactccaggaagttacaggaggactccaggaaattacaggaggactTCAGGAAGTTACAGGACGACTTcaggaagttacaggaggactccaggaagttacaggaggactccaggaagttacaggaggacTCCAGGAAGTTACAAGAGGACTCcaggaagttacaggaggacTCCAGGAAGTTACAAGAGGACTCcaggaagttacaggaggacTCCAGGAAGTTACATGAGGACTCcaggaagttacaggaggacTCCAGGAAGTTACAGGAGGTTTCTTGA